In a single window of the Scophthalmus maximus strain ysfricsl-2021 chromosome 18, ASM2237912v1, whole genome shotgun sequence genome:
- the kcns3b gene encoding potassium voltage-gated channel subfamily S member 3b produces MGYGQMLHRRGDEEDQVHLNVGGVQHEVDPDMLLQFPHTRLARLLRCQSEAAILELCDDYSPAEKEYYFDRNPQVFLCVLNFYHTGRIHTMEEVCVFSFSQEIEYWGIHELHLSPCCSNWYHERKEYIEDRDWDTRSDDQQPPSLDSSFEELSALDKDLAKFKGAWCAELRSYIWLRLEDPGHSRASKIIAVASLSLVLTSIVAMCVHSMPEFQRVDDNERPIEDPVLAILEEICIACFSAEFIIRLIVAPSSRKFLGNPLNIIDVASILPFYATLALETADEEGAEENADLENVGKVVQVLRLMRILRILKLARHSVGLRALGATVRHSYQEVGLLLLFLSVGISIFSALIYFAEKEEEDTDLGTIPSGWWWATITMTTVGYGDTCPVTLAGKIVATLCIICGLLVVALPITIIFNKFSKYYQRNKAIEAQCITKPERRDPELPYYNIRDLFTDTVYPFIGGITFRNSVSSAGDDTDASSLQDIEVYDNDTCENGATK; encoded by the coding sequence ATGGGGTATGGACAAATGCTCCACCGGCGTGGGGATGAGGAGGACCAGGTCCACCTCAACGTGGGGGGAGTTCAACATGAGGTGGATCCGGACATGCTGCTCCAGTTCCCTCACACGCGTCTGGCTCGTCTCCTCCGCTGTCAAAGCGAGGCGGCGATCCTGGAGCTGTGCGACGACTACAGCCCGGCCGAAAAGGAGTACTACTTCGACAGGAACCCCCAGGTTTTCCTCTGCGTGCTCAACTTCTACCACACGGGACGTATCCACACGATGGAGGAGGTGTGCGTTTTCTCCTTCAGCCAGGAGATCGAGTACTGGGGCATCCACGAGTTACACCTGAGCCCCTGCTGCAGCAACTGGTACCACGAGAGGAAGGAGTACATTGAGGACCGAGACTGGGACACCAGGAGTGACGACCAGCAGCCGCCGAGCTTGGACTCCTCCTTTGAGGAGCTCTCTGCTCTCGATAAAGACCTCGCCAAGTTCAAAGGTGCCTGGTGTGCAGAGCTGCGGAGCTACATTTGGCTCAGGCTGGAGGATCCGGGTCACTCCAGAGCCTCAAAAATCATCGCCGTGGCCTCCCTCAGCCTGGTCTTGACCTCTATTGTTGCCATGTGTGTCCACAGCATGCCTGAGTTCCAGCGCGTGGACGACAACGAGAGGCCCATCGAGGACCCCGTCCTCGCCATCCTGGAGGAGATCTGCATTGCCTGCTTTTCCGCCGAGTTCATCATCAGGCTGATCGTTGCCCCCTCAAGCCGGAAGTTCCTCGGAAACCCCTTGAACATCATCGACGTTGCTTCCATTTTGCCGTTTTACGCCACTTTGGCTCTGGAGACGGCCGACGAGGAGGGTGCGGAGGAGAACGCGGACCTGGAGAACGTCGGCAAAGTGGTGCAGGTCCTGCGCCTCATGAGGATTCTTCGAATCCTCAAACTGGCTCGTCACTCCGTTGGGTTGCGAGCGCTGGGCGCCACCGTCCGCCACAGCTACCAGGAGGtgggtcttcttcttctcttcctctcggtGGGGATCTCCATCTTCTCCGCCCTAATCTACTttgcagagaaggaggaggaggacacagatCTGGGGACCATCCCCTCGGGCTGGTGGTGGGCGACAATCACCATGACCACAGTCGGCTACGGTGACACCTGCCCAGTGACGCTGGCAGGGAAGATAGTAGCCACCTTGTGTATCATCTGCGGCCTACTAGTGGTCGCTCTGCCCATCACGATCATCTTCAATAAGTTTTCAAAGTACTATCAAAGAAACAAAGCCATAGAGGCACAATGTATCACCAAGCCTGAGAGGCGAGACCCAGAACTCCCTTATTATAACATCAGAGACTTGTTCACGGACACCGTGTATCCTTTCATCGGGGGCATCACCTTCAGGAACAGTGTGAGCAGTGCAGGCGATGATACAGATGCCTCCAGTCTCCAGGACATAGAGGTGTACGATAATGACACTTGTGAAAATGGGGCGACAAAATGA